The genomic DNA accaaaTATGTAATAGAACTGTTGCAACCATATTGAAGTGAGGATGAAAAATAGTTCAATAAAGACAGCGCCAAAGGGAAGAATGCCTCCAATTAGGATAGAGAATGCCGGGTTCATGTACCAAGCCTGTTCAGGGATCTGCCTAGGGATCTTATTGGTTTTCACAGGATCCTCAATTGTGGGCTTCTTAAAACCCACATAACCACCCACAAAAACAAGTGGAACTGAAATGCCAAACCACAAGAAAACCAGAGCAAACATGGTTCCAAATGGCACTGCTCCAGAGGACTTCTGGCCCCAAATTATAGCATTCAGAACAAAGAAAATAGCGAAGATGATTGCAGGAAATGTGACAGCTGTTTTGAGAGTAATTTTCTTCCATTCTGTTCCCTTGAACATCTTATACAGACGGGCTGAAGAGTATCCAGCAAACAGCCCCATAAAGACCCAGAGTAGAAGCATGGCTGTCATCAACCCACCTCGGTTTGAGGGGGAGAGGAATCCAAGGACAGCAAAAATCATAGTGACAAGAATCATCCCAAAAAACTGGACTCCTGTCCCGACATAGACACACAGTAAGTCTGAGTTGGATGGAGGCCTGAAAACATCCCCGTGCACCAGTTTCCATCCTGTCTCTTCTTGGGCTTCTTCTTGGGTCTCTAATTGGTTGTACTTGGAGATATCTCGGTAAAGTGTTCGCAACATGATCATAGCCACCATGCCCGAGAGGAAAAGAACAATCATCAAAGAATTAACAATTGAGAACCAGTGAATCTGATCATCGGCCATCAGAAGATAAGTGTCCCACCGGGATGCCCATTTCACGTCACTCTCCTGCAAGGTTAAACAGGACCAAGATATTCATAGAGAAGGTCATAATAAACCCAATGGCAAGCAgcaaatttctttctttatgtagATGGTAACTGACCTGGAACTCAACATCATAGGTAAATATAATTTCCTTCTTATCTTCAACCTCTTGAGGAGTTTCGGAGTTGGTAACCGTACGTTTTGCATGGGGATCACAGGTTGTTAAACGGGTCTTATCACTCCATTGACCTTCATATTCATGCTTGATACTGaatttatacaaaaataaaaaataaaaaaaataaaaaatgtcctTACATAGGCATAAACTACCATTGAAGAGAGATTAGCAGAAATCAATACAGATAATATAGAAAAGAATCATATACTCTAACCTGAATGGTTTGACCTCAAATCCAACAATCCTTGATAATTCAGTCACTGGATCTTTGTGAAACTTGACTGTAAATGTCAAGTGATTGTGGATAAAATGCTTTTCTTCCTTGCTCtgcaaataattatatttaaaacaaaaacttgatTGAGTACATTAGTAGAAGTTATTGCTTACTTCTTAAAACAAATGCTAATTGCTTCAGcacttttttgataagtagtaaTTGCTTCAGCACTTACCCCCGCATATTGTCCCCTGAGACCCACATGGAAGCCATGTTGGTACACTATGGAATTTTCCTGATCTGGCCTTCTAATAGGAACAACCAGAGGAAGATTATCCAAAATCCTGAAATAATGGaacaaatataatcaaacaTATTATACCATATGGTTAGCTGGTTTCTATTCACATAAGAATATAATCAATATTACTGTTCAGATAAGAACATAATGTGCATTCAAAACCCTCTAAAGTACTGCCTTACATGTTCACCCGATACTCATCATCAATCTTTTCCTTGAAATCCTTTGCAGTTTTTGCATTAAGGATTCTACGACAGACGATATTGCACATCTGTGGTTCTCTCATTTTAAACTGAAATAAACAAATTCTGTTAGCAGCTCAATAACCAAACACGAGACTAAATGGGAGGATGAGTAAATTGTCTAAAACATCTAACTAACCTCATAAGGAGAGTTTTCAATACGATCACCACGAAGAACTTCCCCAAGATTCTCGGCACTGTCAACTATCTTCTCTGGAGGACAATAAGGGAGAGAATAATATGAATAAGGAAGCTGAGTTTTTGTAGAGGTCAATTTGTTCACTTTCACCTTCAATTCATCCCCCTGCAACCAATGTGACATAAAATTTAATACTACATCAAGATGACGTCATTAAATCAAAAATCATTGCTAGTATCACAAAAGCAGAATGTGATGGCATCACTTATAGCAAACGCATACAATGCGTGAGAACATATGGGAGGAATTAACTAATCCGATATACACcattaaaataactaaattacACCTATACCAATGTGAGGGCCGACCAAGTGAGCAGAGTGAAATTGAGTGTCTGCTTCTGATTATCATATTGTCAACAATGCCACAAAAAGGCCCTTTTTATTATATGCAAtgtcatcttttcttttctatatttgtacttataaaaaaaagtacatgaGCATTCAAACTTCGTGAAGTATCCCTTAATTTTACCCTCATTCTAAATATTGGGGTTTCCCATTGAGCGTGTGCTTCATGTACAACTCTAAAGGAAACCCCTTTTAGTTAAAACTTAGGAGACCATACAAATACCTGTAGGAAAACTAAAAGTCTGCCGACAAAAAGTACAACAAAACCCAACAGTCGTGATATAATTTGTACCTAAGCTGCTTAATCCTCATATTTTAACCCAACCTCCAAGATACAGCAACATACAACAGTACCCGGGAAATTTTACAACTTCCAAAAGCATCTCCCAAGAAAAAACGATCCGTGTCGATCCAATTGACCAATGGCGCCTCAACACCTCACCAAGCTAAAACCCAAATTCAAAATACACGTAATTACACGTTGGTCGGCAGACATGAGTGATTCAAACAGTGTTTAGAATTCCTTCCTAAAGACAAGAATCTAGAAATCAAATCCccattataaattatatttccACTGTTGTTTCTATCGTTCAGGACTGCAAgtcaacttctttttttgtttcaaatccTAAAATTCACTCTAAAATTGAAATGCATaaggaaaacaataaaatttcaaagaaataaaaacaacaacaataacaaattgAATACCTATTAACCTAGCTAAGTTCACAACATAAGAATTAAGAAACCAGCACAGATCCacacaaattaacaaaatcaaaataaataacagATCCAAAAAGCATCATCCAAGATCTAACCCTAGATTCAACCGCAAACACACATCCACATACACACATGTACATGTATACATACATTTTTGAAATCTTGGGGCGCGACACCAGGGAGATAGAAGCAGTGCGCAGCATGGACAAAGAGCAACAGAAGCACACAGATCCATCGCTGAAGAGCGAGAGATCCTCTCGCCATGGCTTCCACAGACAAAGATCTAGATCCACCACAAGCcctatctctctccctctccctctctctctctatctctctgaGTCTCAGTGGTGAGATATAATGGCACACGCGAAGAACAAGAATTGGAGAAAGCGTTTATGCGCCAAAATGTGGGGATTCTGTGCCGTCCGATCGATATAACCGCGTGATGTACGGTACAGATTGGACCAAAAGGAAGTTTTTGACGGTGATTACCGTTTTGTGTGGGGTGGAAAATGGATTCGCCAGTCAACGTTTGTTGTTCCTCTGTTATTACCcatcgttttgttttttttcctttcacttgCTGGCTTCCAGCCTTGCTggagtataaaaaataaaaatagaatttcctatttttatttttattttttagcttaatttcgtatgtagcatttttatattttgtcattaaattaaagtaatttaattaaaatcatacttaaacttttaagatttggatattacaatttttactacaaatcTCATAATATGGGCAGTTTATTGGCACTTACTATGTCGGCCTCTATCTGGTATTTATTACGTTTACAAATTGATATGACAGCAGTACAAGTAATACTTATCACATTAGTTACTAAAAATATGGATTGTCATCGGACAATCTACATGAcacttatttttataaaatgtgaaTTGCTAcatgaatttataagaaaattataataaaatatgtagTACCGTAAACATTTTTCCTTTCACAATACTATCGAAATGGATCATGATCATAATCTTCAAGAGCTTTTAGAAATTTACGCATAATAGAGTTCTAaaattttaactattattttcgGATTAAATGGATagtatttatcatattaatcagcttaatattttttcacaaattgaaaaataaataaatctgaTAAATAGTAAAGtggtaaaaatttgaaatagttGTGATTTGAAGAAACTTGTAATAACAATCCAAAAGAACTTGTATTATatttcttgctctttttttgtaattatataatgaatacaatccaaattatttcttttctttttttgggggacccaaaaaaatcccaaattaaatTTAGTTTTCTTGTGTACTACTCATGGTCACTATCACCATCAATCTCAAAATATGTAAACACAAAGGTAAGTGGGGAATAAGCATCCTACTTGTATTTACAATAAATGGAGAAAAGGTAGGGAATAAGGTCTCTTGAGTCTTGACctatatatatccttttcagATAGATACATTTAAGAGGTTCTTTTAAACATGCAAATCTAAACTAGGACTAATGATAACTCTTCAACCTAATATTCTtcctaaattatattttttttataaccaaaATACTAATTTAAGACTACTTTATGATATTCAGCTTCCACTCAAATTAGTAAAACTTATCAAGAAAATGGACATGTTGGGTAATGAGATGCATTAATCTGTCAAACTGAAAATTAGTGCTCCACCAGTTTAGGCAAAGGGATAAATGTTACAAACTACTCACCAATTGTAAAAGTTTGTATGTGTTAGAAACAaatatttcataatattttcttatcctgattttattaatttatttatttcagcTTTGTAGATGTAGGATGGCTAATTCatagaaaagaaattttttttgaaaagggggtggtcgaaccaccccctttTCGACCCTTGGGAGTAACCGAACCACCCCTTTTGGCCTTGGAGTGGTTAGGCCACCCCCAGACTGGCCTTAGGGGTGGCTGAGGTtaaactgggggtggccggccaccctcataaaattttcaattttttttttcttttaggtttattatttttaggacacatgTCGCGATATAAGAGCAGATGACATGGACTGCCGTTAATTGGAATGGACAGAAATTAACGGAGGTGGTGATTTAGTCTTTGccaaaatttgaggtattaaacttgtcatgttttaaaatctatgggaaaaaaataaaaacattaaaacccaagtatcaaaaaagttattaaccctaaaaaaaaatttatcttagACATTTGGAGGTTGATATTCTCTAAATAATCATTTGGAGGATCGATCCTGAAGCAATCGATTtatctctttatttcttttgttttctgattCTCAAGCAATGGGTTTCtcaatttctctttattttttgattttcaaGTGATAGAAACTCAGGGTTTTTATCAGCATGTTTTAAAAAGGGATATTAGTATATTACAAACGACTTTATAATTTATGGTGGATAACAACAATTAGCCCTATAAACTAATATTGGGCATTTGTACATCATTTGTTGGTAGATTGAAAGGCACAGTGCCGAAGACCAAAACAATGAGATCCAAGGCAAGACAGTGacaacccaacaaaaaattgCAAGGTGGGGGAGTTGGGCCACACCATTTCGTCACTCCACCACCCACCACAGGCACAGAGCACCAATAAAAATGGAGGTTTACTTCTAATTGcatttttatgctttcttattTAGTGGGTTTTTCTGTCATGTGAATAGAAATAGACACTTATCTTTAGATTAAGTTTCCTTTTGCCTTTATCCAGGTACACTGCATGAAGTTTATTATAAAGATTAGTTTGATAATGTCAGTTGCTTAGTGAAGGGTTTAGAGAAAATTGAAGCAGTACGCAAAAAGCCAAGCTTGATCCGGGCTTGCTTAGGAAAGACTATAACCCACACTAACCATAATATAAACCTCAAACAACCACATGCTAATCAACGCTTAAAATCATGTAATTGTATAGGCCGCTCACAGCCAGGCAGACAGGAGAGAAGGGGAGGATACGACTTGTGAGAAGACAGCCAAAGAAAATCTAGAGGCGGCCCATCTTGCTATACTGTGGGCacaaaagtttgaatttttctaaCCAACCAAGAGGAGGTGAGATGTAAGTTGTAACTGCAAATGTTAGAAATAATGGGAGCTAGCTTCGAGTCGACTGTGAGATTCAGATGGTTGAGAGCCAACATGATAACTCGAGTTTTTCGTAACTACTAGTTTGGACAACTTTTGTTCCATCACATGATGGATCAAGCCAACCTACAATCACAGCCAAAGAAGTTATCCATTTGTATAATGTCTTGGACAAAAATTCTTGATTGTAAATGTATTTGTTCAATCCTCACTATCATAGTTTCTACTTCAGAAACTGCCAGCTGATTTTCTACTCTACAAATCGATAGGAAAGTGCCTCCTTGGACTTTACGAATGACCTGTGTTGCTGTATTATCCTTCCGCAAGACCCAAGTTCAAAAAAGGATGTCCAACATCATGAACCCACAAACTCTCAACCACCACCATGTACATGTGCTCAGCTTGCTCAACCACCACCATATATACATAAGCTCAGCTTGCTCAACCACTGCACTTAAAACAACGGGTCGGGCAGGGTTTTAGCTTTAGACATATGCTAGCAACAAAATTCTAATTCTTTAGTACTCTCTGTTTCCCCTTGGGACTGCtggaggggagagagagagagagcaaaagcaAAAAGAGTTCTTACAAAcactagccaaaaaaaaaaaaaaaaaaacttcacttgcTAGTGAACCAAGTTCCATTCTACGAGTCTTTTGAGGTTTAGAGACAAAGAACAACTTTTGAGAGATTCAgatgaaattatatattttaaagcaCATCAAATGAAGATCCTTGCACAACAATACAAAATGTGCTTGAAAGGGGTAGGGTACCTAATCTTGCCAACAATGAATAGTATCCTTAATGCTAAGTAGACGGTAGGTGGGGAGGGGAAAGATTCAAAACAAATAGCATTTTAGTTTTCCTCTTGAGTAGGTGATTCAAGCAGTCGCACGGTACGAGGAAGCATAAACTCGGCAAATATGGGATAGTGGGAGGATGGGTAGTATCCATCAATGTTATCATTCACCACTTCACAAGAAACAGGAATCAAAGATCTACCTCTGAAGAGAATCCAATCAATGTGTAGATCCTGAGTTTGACGATCCCAGCAAAGGCACAGAGCTCTGAAAATCAACTTGAAATATTCAAGAGCTCCCTGTTTGTCACCTGACAGCACCAAATACTATCAAGTGAGGCCATGGCTATAACATAATCAAGGATCAGTCTAAAATGAGCAAAGCAATACCTTTGAATCCATGGAAAGTGCGTATGAGAGAAACATTTTTCCTTACACGGGCATTGGGCCATGCATCCCTCATATCCCCCACTACGCCATGCTCTCTGGAGGGAAATAGAGAGTGAACAAAAGTAATTTATCCGTATCCTAACAGGGAAAGACTAACACATTCATTTTGCAATAAAATGTCGAGATGATGCATTAGATACAAACCACaaataatgaaaattcaaaCTACATATCAAGAAAATGATAAACAGGAGGCAATGGAAGGGGATTCTTTTACCATGctatttcattttctattttttaacaaGTATGAACCATTACCAACTTATCATTAAAGAGACGGGTAGGTTTCCTTTTATATACGATAATAAATTGGACTAAACTGCTTATTACCATCATACACAATCAAGAGGGCTTCCCTCCATATATTACAACGTCCTCAATAACATGCTGGATGAAAAAGTTGATGTAGCTTAGCTCCTAAACCATTAAAGAACCACATTCCTGTGATAGTAGTGGTATAAAAGTAGAATCATATTCAATGGATCAGACAAGTGATGCCGTTTCCTACAACAAAATTGACTTCGCACAAGAAAATAAGAGGTTATGTTCCGTCATCCCAGGAAACAGTTAAACTATTTGTTTTATTCTTCTCTCTCTGAAACAGAAGCATTTGTATTCCAAGCAAAGAAGCAGTGAGATAAAGAATTGTTCTTCTCAATATAGTTTTCCATAAATCACAAGTTCTTTTTAATTACTCCATATTCATAGTTTAATTTTCAAACAGAAGATCCATAATTCAAAATAGGATTATTATCTATATATGTGGTGAACATTCAATAAACAAGTAGTAGGACAGGACCATAAAACAGCTGGACATCTACATGTCAATACCTTGATCTCCCAAGAAGAAAACGCCCTGTAGTTGATTCCTTGGGTGTGTTGAATCCTCCGCAGTAGACAACTGGTAAGCTAGGAGGTAGGGATGCAATGTGCTGCCATGTGAGTAAAGCACTTCGTCTACGAGCACGAGGACTGAACTGATCCATATTTGTATTGACGATCTGGAAGGAAAACCCCGGTGGCTCGACTCGTTTCAATTGGAATGTGTGGACATCATGTCAAAGAAACAAATGATACAACACTCTAggatagaaaaataaaagcactATGTAAAAGGCAGTTTAATGCAGATAGAGTATATTTATAAGGATATCACCCATGTTGCAATACATGGAACATCAGAACCCCATGACATGCTTCCAGGAACAGAAGGCGACTCTGACAACCAGAAAGTTCCACCTTCTACCAGCTCTACCTTCATTTAATAAAAGAGtgaagtaacaaaaaaaatttctgaaaaatgaaaattagaaatctATGCCATATTGGAAAAAGAATCAATCTTGTACCTTCTCCTTGTCATAGAAGATGGTGCAATGTTCATCTGAAGTGTCTTGGGATCCTTTCCTTGATATTCCAAATTGAGCGTAacctaatataaaatattaaagaaaaaaaataatccaatTACAAGCTGAATTTCTATGTATAGGATGATAACAGCAAGGAAAGATCAGAAATAACATGAACACCAGATCATTGCATTCCTTTTACGGTATTCAAGTtaataagtaaacaaaataagaagaggAAGGATCAAGCACAACAAGGGTCTTGATTAATATCCTTCCTATCAGAATGAACAAGGGTCTATGTAGACCTGGCTGAGACTGGGATCGGATCTATCTCCAGCGGAAGCTGTAAGCAAAGGCATCCCATTTATACATTCAATGCAATCTGATCATATCAGGTATTAGGTGGTTGGGCACCATGCCACCACATAGAAGTTTCTTATATTCAATGCAAGTGTGAATAAACAATATCTCAGACTCTCAGTAGCAGATAAATGCAATCTCATTAATACATGTATACATCTGGCTTTATTTTAAACTATTGAGAAAATTATTTCCAGCCAACTTCTTTGATG from Corylus avellana chromosome ca6, CavTom2PMs-1.0 includes the following:
- the LOC132185863 gene encoding uncharacterized protein LOC132185863, whose amino-acid sequence is MSVSLTVMTFNLHEDQPPDSPNSWEKRRDLCISVITSYSPMILCTQQGVQSQLDYIQQGLPGYAQFGISRKGSQDTSDEHCTIFYDKEKVELVEGGTFWLSESPSVPGSMSWGSDVPCIATWVTFQLKRVEPPGFSFQIVNTNMDQFSPRARRRSALLTWQHIASLPPSLPVVYCGGFNTPKESTTGRFLLGRSREHGVVGDMRDAWPNARVRKNVSLIRTFHGFKGDKQGALEYFKLIFRALCLCWDRQTQDLHIDWILFRGRSLIPVSCEVVNDNIDGYYPSSHYPIFAEFMLPRTVRLLESPTQEEN
- the LOC132183817 gene encoding transmembrane 9 superfamily member 9-like, yielding MARGSLALQRWICVLLLLFVHAAHCFYLPGVAPQDFKNGDELKVKVNKLTSTKTQLPYSYYSLPYCPPEKIVDSAENLGEVLRGDRIENSPYEFKMREPQMCNIVCRRILNAKTAKDFKEKIDDEYRVNMILDNLPLVVPIRRPDQENSIVYQHGFHVGLRGQYAGSKEEKHFIHNHLTFTVKFHKDPVTELSRIVGFEVKPFSIKHEYEGQWSDKTRLTTCDPHAKRTVTNSETPQEVEDKKEIIFTYDVEFQESDVKWASRWDTYLLMADDQIHWFSIVNSLMIVLFLSGMVAMIMLRTLYRDISKYNQLETQEEAQEETGWKLVHGDVFRPPSNSDLLCVYVGTGVQFFGMILVTMIFAVLGFLSPSNRGGLMTAMLLLWVFMGLFAGYSSARLYKMFKGTEWKKITLKTAVTFPAIIFAIFFVLNAIIWGQKSSGAVPFGTMFALVFLWFGISVPLVFVGGYVGFKKPTIEDPVKTNKIPRQIPEQAWYMNPAFSILIGGILPFGAVFIELFFILTSIWLQQFYYIFGFLFIVFIILIVTCAEITIVLCYFQLCSEDYLWWWRSYLTSGSSALYLFLYAAFYFFTKLEITKPVSGMLYFGYMLIASYAFFVLTGTIGFYACFWFTRLIYSSVKID